The following coding sequences lie in one Apium graveolens cultivar Ventura chromosome 1, ASM990537v1, whole genome shotgun sequence genomic window:
- the LOC141715040 gene encoding uncharacterized protein LOC141715040 → MATTRYLCDLFGDRIRKNPQWSCKEMAETIKNELEIQVPKIKILRLRKMALEGIAGSLKQHYSRVRDFGHEVLLSNARNTVKISTTRLNEEDPVKFKRIYLCYFALKSGWKAVCGGQLLSAVGRDGNNQMFPICYAVVESENTYSWRWFISLMRDDLDLEDGFGLTIISDQQKGLENAVNELLPSVEHRLCTRFNTGILKRCFWTIALSTHKVAYARAMRELEKYSKAAHAHLSKFDPKQWCRSYFATHSLVDNTDNNMSESFNNWIINERFMPLLTMLQEIHYKLMTRMTTRRDEMLNTNLQICPRIKKKLDFLVTESRKWSAAWDGAKKFQVKSGTRSVTVDLENGSCDCRMYDLTGIPCHHAIAAIHSRRQEPLDYVSVYYKRDKDLATYKFSLEAMKGEEYWDFHSTEIMLPPDIPKKLRGRPKKMRRREE, encoded by the exons ATGGCAACAACTAGATACTTGTGTGATTTGTTTGGAGATAGGATTAGAAAGAACCCTCAGTGGAGTTGTAAGGAGATGGCTGAGACTATAAAAAATGAATTGGAAATTCAAGTTCCTAAGATAAAGATTCTTAGGTTGAGAAAAATGGCACTTGAAGGAATTGCAGGCAGTCTTAAACAACATTATTCAAGGGTCAGAGATTTTGGTCATGAGGTGCTTCTTAGTAATGCTCGCAACACTGTAAAAATTTCAACAACCAGATTGAATGAAGAGGATCCTGTCAAGTTCAAGAGGATATATCTATGCTACTTTGCTCTGAAAAGTGGCTGGAAGGCTG TTTGTGGTGGTCAGTTATTATCTGCTGTTGGAAGGGATGGAAACAACCAAATGTTTCCAATTTGTTATGCTGTTGTTGAATCTGAGAACACATATTCTTGGAGATGGTTTATTTCCTTGATGAGGGATGATTTGGATTTAGAAGATGGCTTTGGATTGACAATAATAAGTGATCAGCAGAAGGGATTAGAAAATGCTGTGAATGAGCTCCTACCATCTGTTGAACACAGACTCTGCACAAG GTTTAATACTGGGATTTTGAAGAGGTGCTTTTGGACAATTGCATTATCAACACACAAGGTGGCTTATGCAAGAGCTATGAGAGAACTTGAGAAATATTCTAAGGCTGCCCATGCACACCTGTCAAAGTTTGACCCCAAGCAATGGTGCAGATCTTATTTTGCAACCCATTCCTTGGTTGACAATACAGACAATAACATGTCTGAAAGTTTCAACAACTGGATCATCAATGAAAG GTTTATGCCCCTGCTTACAATGCTACAAGAGATTCACTATAAGCTGATGACAAGAATGACTACAAGAAGGGATGAAATGCTGAACACTAATCTCCAGATATGTCCCAGAATTAAGAAGAAATTGGATTTTCTAGTCACAGAATCAAGAAAATGGTCTGCTGCTTGGGATGGGGCCAAGAAGTTTCAGGTGAAGAGTGGAACAAGATCTGTAACAGTTGATTTGGAGAATGGAAGTTGTGACTGCAGAATGTATGATCTCACAGGCATACCATGCCATCATGCCATTGCTGCTATCCACTCAAGGAGGCAAGAACCACTTGACTATGTGTCTGTGTACTATAAAAGGGATAAAGACCTTGCTACCTACAAATTTTCACTGGAAGCAATGAAGGGGGAAGAATATTGGGATTTCCACTCAACTGAAATAATGTTGCCACCAGATATTCCTAAAAAACTAAGAGGAAGGCCCAAGAAAATGAGGAGGAGAGAGGAGTGA
- the LOC141676977 gene encoding putative cyclic nucleotide-gated ion channel 20, chloroplastic: MRSPSSVSIPVDSLDSDDQKLFNSPNAHSWARRLFASLCQYIPGVINPYATIVLIWNKILIFSCLFSGLLDSLFLFLLSAKQRHNCIAVNQTMTKRLNHCLRNVCSQFWCFKYLYCGQENGNGRYKDDPASRKKWKDNTNATACFGPGNFNNGIYVQAVGLTTETNLPIRYLYSLFWGFQQISTMAGNQIPAFFVLEVIFTMFITATGLVLFSLLIGNMQNFLQALGRKSLEMSVRRLDIEQWMSLRQVPEELRKQARESERFNWAATRGLNESTLLENLPEDLQRNIRRHAYYFVERFPTFALMDDSILDAIRERLKHKTYIKGSKILVCGGLVDKMVFIVRGKVESIGEDNNTVILSEGNVCGEELITSCLVYFGINRDGKRIRIPVYKLVSSKMVRCLTNVDAYTLQAADLTEVIGLYSGNLTRIPYDQGVTRKVSAYRKGLGSNHIKLAWRCRKNRRSVNN; encoded by the exons ATGCGAAGTCCATCATCAGTATCCATCCCAGTTGACTCTCTGGATTCTGATGACCAGAAGCTTTTTAATAGCCCCAATGCACACAGCTGGGCGAGAAGACTTTTTGCTTCATTGTGTCAATATATTCCCGGGGTCATCAATCCTTATGCTACAATTGTTCTGATATGGAACAAAATCTTGATTTTCTCGTGTTTATTTTCAGGTTTATTGGACTCGCTGTTCCTTTTTCTGCTGTCGGCAAAGCAAAGGCACAATTGCATAGCTGTTAATCAAACTATGACAAAA AGGTTAAACCATTGTCTCCGAAATGTTTGTAGCCAGTTTTGGTGTTTTAAGTATTTGTATTGTGGCCAAGAAAACGGCAATGGAAGATATAAAGATGATCCAGCATCACGGAAAAAGTGGAAGGACAACACAAATGCTACTGCTTGTTTTGGTCCAGGAAATTTCAACAATGGAATCTATGTTCAAGCTGTTGGTCTTACAACAGAAACCAACCTGCCAATAAGATACTTATATTCCCTATTTTGGGGGTTCCAGCAGATTAGTACTATGGCTGGAAATCAAATTCCAGCTTTCTTTGTGTTGGAAGTTATTTTCACTATGTTTATTACTGCTACGGGTCTTGTGCTGTTCTCTCTTCTCATAGGAAATATGCAGAACTTTCTCCAAGCTCTGGGGCGCAAGAGTTTAGAAATGTCTGTTAGGCGTTTGGATATTGAGCAGTGGATGAGCCTTCGGCAGGTGCCAGAGGAACTTAGAAAGCAAGCCCGTGAATCAGAACGATTTAATTGGGCTGCCACCAGAGGCCTAAATGAATCGACGCTCTTGGAAAATTTACCTGAAGACCTTCAGAGAAATATACGTCGACATGCCTACTATTTTGTTGAAAGATTCCCAACCTTTGCTCTGATGGATGACTCCATCTTGGATGCCATTAGGGAAAGATTGAAACATAAAACATATATCAAAGGAAGCAAAATCCTTGTTTGTGGAGGTCTAGTTGATAAGATGGTTTTCATTGTTAGAGGGAAGGTTGAGAGCATTGGAGAAGATAATAATACTGTTATTTTGTCCGAAGGGAATGTTTGTGGGGAGGAACTTATTACATCTTGCCTTGTGTATTTTGGTATAAATAGAGATGGAAAAAGAATTAGGATTCCTGTGTACAAATTGGTAAGCAGTAAAATGGTGAGGTGCTTAACTAATGTGGACGCATATACACTCCAGGCTGCAGATCTCACGGAAGTCATCGGTCTTTACTCGGGCAATCTGACAAGAATTCCTTATGATCAAGGTGTAACTAGGAAGGTATCTGCTTACAGGAAGGGTCTTGGATCAAATCATATTAAACTTGCATGGAGATGTAGGAAGAACAGAAGAAGCGTGAACAATTAG